One Schistocerca cancellata isolate TAMUIC-IGC-003103 chromosome 1, iqSchCanc2.1, whole genome shotgun sequence genomic region harbors:
- the LOC126123153 gene encoding alanine and glycine-rich protein-like has protein sequence MGGGYHGIWKRHALYGLGLTDSLAQAQAQAQAAALGGGGAALSQAQAQAQAAGLGSGYHGIWKRQALYGLGLTDSLAQAQAQAQAASLGGGGAALSQAQAQAQAAGLGSGYHGIWKRHALYGSELTDSLAQAQSQAQAIGLGSDGDGAALSQSQSQAQAIGLGSGDDGEGGAALSQAQAQAQAAAVGLEF, from the coding sequence ATGGGCGGCGGCTACCACGGCATCTGGAAGCGCCACGCCCTCTACGGCTTGGGGCTGACTGACTCTCTGGCACAGGCTCAGGCCCAGGCACAGGCTGCCGCACTGGGTGGAGGCGGGGCAGCCCTCAGCCAGGCACAGGCGCAGGCGCAGGCTGCCGGGCTGGGCAGCGGTTACCACGGCATCTGGAAGCGCCAAGCCCTCTACGGCTTGGGGCTGACTGACTCTCTGGCACAGGCACAGGCCCAGGCACAGGCTGCCTCACTGGGCGGTGGCGGGGCAGCCCTCAGCCAGGCACAGGCGCAGGCGCAGGCTGCCGGCCTGGGCAGTGGTTACCACGGCATCTGGAAGCGCCATGCCCTCTACGGCTCGGAGCTGACCGACTCCCTCGCCCAAGCACAGTCGCAGGCACAGGCCATCGGACTGGGCAGTGACGGGGACGGTGCTGCCCTGAGCCAGTCACAGTCGCAAGCACAGGCCATCGGGCTGGGCAGTGGTGACGACGGCGAGGGTGGCGCTGCCCTTAGCCAGGCCCAGGCGCAGGCCCAGGCTGCTGCTGTCGGGCTTGAATTCTAG